The DNA region CCCTCTTTCTACCCGGTATCTTTTTGTTGGGACTTAATATTGGTACGGGTAGTGTTACTTCCACGGCCAAAGCCGGAGCTGACTACGGCATGTCCCTACTTTGGACAATTTTAGCCTCCTGTCTTACCACTTATTTTATGATCAACCTTTATGGGCGCTACACCCTTGTAACAGGGGAAACCGCATTGCAGGCATTTAAAAAACATATACATCCTGCTGTTGGCATCTTTTTTATTATAGCCTTAACGGTTGGTGTTTGCGGTAGTGTCATGGGAGTGATGGGCATTGTTGCGGATATATGCCATGAATGGTCCAAAACAATGGTAGAAGGTGGGATATCTCCCGTATACTTTGCACTATTCTTTATCATATTGGTCTACTTCATATTCTGGAATGGCAAGACTCAATTTTTTGAGCGGGCATTGGCTGTAATAGTGGCTATAATGTCCGCTAGTTTCCTATTGAATTTCTTTATCATGATGCCACCGCCTATTGAGATCCTCAAAGGTTTTATTCCAAATGTCCCACAAACGATCAGTGGAGAAAAAAGTCCACTGCTGATTATTGCATCTCTCATAGGAACCACAGTGTTTTCCGGCTTGTTTATCATTAGAACAACTTTAGTGAAGGAAGCAGGGTGGACGTTAAGCGATTTAAAAAAACAAAGAAACGACGCCCTTTTCTCAGTAACCTTAATGTTCTTGATAAGTGGTTCTATCATGGCAGCAGCAGCCGGAACTTTATATGTTGAAGGTATACAATTATCAAGAGCATCGCAGATGATCGAGCTTTTACAACCACTAGTAGGAAGTTTTGCCACCTCTATATTTGCAGTAGGAATTGTTTCTGCCGGAGTGTCTTCTCAATTTCCCAATATCCTAATGCTACCTTGGTTAATCTGTGATTATAATGAAACTGAGCGCGATATGAGCTTGCCCAAATACAGGCTTATCGTCTTTTTAATTTCAATCCTAGGCTTGGTAGTTCCCATTTTTGACGCTCAACCTGTCTTTGTAATGATTATTAGTCAAGCGCTAAATGCAATTATTTTACCGCTTACGGTTCTTGGCATCTTCTACCTGGTAAATAGAAAGGATTTGATGGGTACTTATAAAGCCAACATAAAATCGAATATAATTTTGAGCCTCATACTAATCTTTGCAATTTTCACCTCGGTAACGGGTATTAAAGGGGTAATTGAACTTATAAACTAGAAACATGAAAATCGATTTACAGAAATACGCACAGATTCCTTTAAAGCAAATTTCAAACCGAGTATGGCGTACGTATTCCGGAGGGGCTTTAATCGATAATTGGAAAAAAGACACCCCAGAGGTAGATAATAGTTTCCCAGAAGAATGGATAATGTCTACCGTAACCGCTAGAGGCAAAAACAGACCGGAAGATGAGGGTCTATCCAAAGTTGAAACGACAGAAGGCCTCATAGCTTTAAAAGATATAATAGAATCGAACAAGGAGCTATTTCTAGGGAAGAAAGTTGCAGAAAAATACGGTTCTACAGGGGTTTTGATTAAAATGCTAGATTCGCAAGAACGCTTAACCATTCAAGTACACCCGGATAAAACTTACGCAAAGGACATCCTTAATTCTTCATTTGGAAAAACAGAGTCGTGGTATGTTCTAAACACAAGAGAAATAGAGGGTGAAACAAGTGTGGTGCACATGGGGTTCAAAAAAGGGGGCACCCGTGAAAAATGGGAAGAACTTTTTTTAAATCAAGATATAGAAGGTATGCTGGACAGCCTTCACAAAATTGAAGTAAAACCCGGTGATGCTTTTATGATTTACGGAGGTGTTCCACATGCCATTGGAAGTGGGTGTTTCCTAATGGAAGTGCAAGAACCTACGGATTACACCATGCGCGTTGAGAAAATTACTCCTGCAGGATTAGAAATCTCTCCTGAATTAATACACCAAGGGGTAGGAGAGCAAACTATGCTAGACTGTTTTCATTATGACGACTACACCCTAGAAGAGGCCATGGATAAGTGGAAGATAGAACCCAAAACCATAGACTCTGCCGATGGTCATACTTTAAACACTATTTTTAATACAAAGCACACCAATTGTTTTGGACTCAGCGAACTGTATTTAGATGGTGAACATTCCATAGCTTCCAACGGAAGCTTCTATGTGATAGTCGTGTATTCTGGTACCGGCACCTTAAACTGCAATGGGAAAGCGTACACTTACAATCAAGGTGATGAAATTTTTATATCAGCTGCAATAGAGAACATTACTTTTAAATCTACCGAAAGCTCTAAATTGTTACTTTGCTATCCTCCAAGTTAGAAATTCCCTTTTCCTCTTCCCACTTCTAAACCCCTCACTCAAATGGGCTGGACATATAAATATGCTCAGCCTAAAAAATAATGTATGTTATAACTCTGTATATGCCCTAAATAAACACCTTTTTCCCCTAACCTATTCTACATTTCTGTAGCATTTAATCAACCGCTATCTTAATTTTCTAATAACGTTGAAGTAACGACAAGGCCAAATAGCATTGGTATTTTCGCTCAAACTGAACGATTACCTGGGCGGTTAAGAAAGAACGAAAACCAACTTCAATATGAAAAGAAATACTACTACAAGAAGAGCCTTTTTGGCAAAATCTATCTGGGCATCGGGAGGAGTCATCCTAGCTTCTCAACTAGTCGCTTGTGAAAAACTAGATAACTTAATCGGTAATGGCGATGCAAATGACGAAATTCCTAGATTTCTGCATGGTGTGGGAAGTTTTGACCCAACCGCGGAAGCCGTGATGATTTGGACACGATTTACACCTACCACGGAAGAGGTGAATCAAATCATAGACATAAAATGGCAAGTGGCAACAGACCGTGCATTTACGAATATAGTTACCGAAGGAAGTAGCGCTTGTTCCATAGAAAACGACTTCACGGTAGTTGAAGACGTAACGGGGTTATCCTCCAACAATACATACTATTATCGTTTTATGGAGGAAAATCTTAAAACTACTTCCGTAGTTGGGGAAACCATTACCTTGCCTAAAGCCGGTGAGCATCTCACAAATCTTAAGCTAGCTGTTTGTTCCTGTAGTAACTATCCCGCGGGACTTTTCAACGTGTATGACGCTATTGCTAAAAGCGATGCAGACATAGTCATTCATTTAGGTGATTATATTTACGAATATGGTGAAGGAGAATATGGTACCAATGAAAACACAGAGGCTTTAAAGCGTGTTCATGACCCTAAGAATGAGATATTAAGTCTTGAGGATTACCGTTTAAGATACAGACAGTACCGTACGGATGAAAGTCTTCAATTGGCACATCAAAAAAAACCGTTCATTGTTGTTTGGGACGACCATGAAATAACAAACGATACATATACTACAGGTGCCGAGAACCATTCTGAAGATGAAGGCTCTTTTGATCTAAGAAAGCAATTTGCTGTTCGCGTACATGGCGAATACCTACCTATTAGAACTAACGACAGAAATATTATATATCGAAGTTTTCAATTTGGAAACCTTGCCAACCTTGTCATGTTGGACACAAGAGTTATTGGAAGAGACAAACAACTAAGTTTTGGCGATTATTTTTCAGCTGATGGTAATTTTGATTTTGGAGGTTTCTCCTCAGCTATGATGGATCCCAACCGAAGCATCTTAGGTTCTGAACAGTTGGCATGGGCAGCATCACAAATAACCGGAAGCAATGCTGAATGGCAAGTTATAGGCCAACAAGTCTTAATGGCCAAAATGTTCGTACCTGCAGAATTATTAATTGGAATTGGTGCTGTGTCATCAGGGAATGCCACGCCAGAAGTGTTTCAACAATTACTTAACACCATTTCTGAACTATCCACAATTAAAGCACGGGTGCTAAACAATGACCGTTCTTTGACTCCCAGTGATTTAAGTCGTATAAATACGGTTGTACCTTATAATCTTGATGCATGGGACGGCTATCCTGTTGAAAGAGAAAAACTCTTTGCTCTTCTGAACGGTAAAAAAACAATTGTACTAGCAGGAGACACACACAATGCTTGGAACAGTAATTTAACCGATGTAAATGGTGATAAAGTAGGCGAAGAATTCGCTTGTTCATCAGTAACTTCACCTGGTTTTGAAGGCCTCTTTGGTACGGATCCAGAAACGGTTGCAGGTATAGAACAAGCATTTTCTCTACTTATAGACGACCTAAAATATTTTGACGCATCACGAAGAGGCTACGTAATGGTGGAATTCACAAGTGGTTCTGCTGTTGCAGAATATCGCTTCGTAGACAATATTTCATCTTCTGTTTACAACACCACTATAGGTAAAACAATAACAGCAGATATATAAATCGCTTTTTTCAGCTGAAAAAGAAAAGCGGAGGGTTTAAAAAGACGGACAGGTATAATCCTAGTCCGTCTTTTACCTTTATAATACAATCAGTAGCATCAAACAACATAAAACTCCACATGAATATCATTAACAGGTTCTGTTCTTAATCGCTCCTTTCTTGCAGTAAAATGCAAAACTTCTAAGGGATTAATCTCTGACCGCATGGCAGACGCATCTATAGAAAGGTTACGTGCCAATAGTTTCCCCAGTGCCTGATATCGATACCGTACGAGTATATTGACCAGTTTAGTGGCATTTTCCATCTGGGAAAGTATTAATTGCACCAATTCATTGTGCTCCTTGGTAAACGTATAATTCATTTTACAAGATCTACAACGAACTACCAATAAGCCTTCTTGCTGATAATTCCATAGTTGCATTTTATCATTATTGCACTTTTTGCATACTGAGGTCTTCTGCCCCAGACCATCAAGAAGTTCATCCAAATCTTTATACTGCTGTACGAGCCCAATATTATCCACCAACCACCACCTTGCTTTTCTTCTTTGTTCAGAAAGTGTAAAACCAAAATACCAAAAGAAAAATAACATGGAAGAAATAGTCATTGACACCAGTAGTAAAGGGCCAACAGCAATAAAGAAAGATTGTACGGATTCGGCTTCTTGAATAGAAGTTAATAGGGAACTAAACATAAGTACGTGTCAAAATGGTTGGTTTTTGCAAAGTAACAAATTATAGGAAAGTATTCATATCACAAATGTTAAGTAATCATTATCAACGTTTTGTCGCAGAAAACAATATAGAAACTCATTTTATTAACCCCTTTAAATCGAACACAAAAAC from Zobellia alginiliquefaciens includes:
- a CDS encoding Nramp family divalent metal transporter — protein: MEHQKENWRAKFSAYIALFLPGIFLLGLNIGTGSVTSTAKAGADYGMSLLWTILASCLTTYFMINLYGRYTLVTGETALQAFKKHIHPAVGIFFIIALTVGVCGSVMGVMGIVADICHEWSKTMVEGGISPVYFALFFIILVYFIFWNGKTQFFERALAVIVAIMSASFLLNFFIMMPPPIEILKGFIPNVPQTISGEKSPLLIIASLIGTTVFSGLFIIRTTLVKEAGWTLSDLKKQRNDALFSVTLMFLISGSIMAAAAGTLYVEGIQLSRASQMIELLQPLVGSFATSIFAVGIVSAGVSSQFPNILMLPWLICDYNETERDMSLPKYRLIVFLISILGLVVPIFDAQPVFVMIISQALNAIILPLTVLGIFYLVNRKDLMGTYKANIKSNIILSLILIFAIFTSVTGIKGVIELIN
- a CDS encoding type I phosphomannose isomerase catalytic subunit, which gives rise to MKIDLQKYAQIPLKQISNRVWRTYSGGALIDNWKKDTPEVDNSFPEEWIMSTVTARGKNRPEDEGLSKVETTEGLIALKDIIESNKELFLGKKVAEKYGSTGVLIKMLDSQERLTIQVHPDKTYAKDILNSSFGKTESWYVLNTREIEGETSVVHMGFKKGGTREKWEELFLNQDIEGMLDSLHKIEVKPGDAFMIYGGVPHAIGSGCFLMEVQEPTDYTMRVEKITPAGLEISPELIHQGVGEQTMLDCFHYDDYTLEEAMDKWKIEPKTIDSADGHTLNTIFNTKHTNCFGLSELYLDGEHSIASNGSFYVIVVYSGTGTLNCNGKAYTYNQGDEIFISAAIENITFKSTESSKLLLCYPPS
- a CDS encoding alkaline phosphatase D family protein, with product MKRNTTTRRAFLAKSIWASGGVILASQLVACEKLDNLIGNGDANDEIPRFLHGVGSFDPTAEAVMIWTRFTPTTEEVNQIIDIKWQVATDRAFTNIVTEGSSACSIENDFTVVEDVTGLSSNNTYYYRFMEENLKTTSVVGETITLPKAGEHLTNLKLAVCSCSNYPAGLFNVYDAIAKSDADIVIHLGDYIYEYGEGEYGTNENTEALKRVHDPKNEILSLEDYRLRYRQYRTDESLQLAHQKKPFIVVWDDHEITNDTYTTGAENHSEDEGSFDLRKQFAVRVHGEYLPIRTNDRNIIYRSFQFGNLANLVMLDTRVIGRDKQLSFGDYFSADGNFDFGGFSSAMMDPNRSILGSEQLAWAASQITGSNAEWQVIGQQVLMAKMFVPAELLIGIGAVSSGNATPEVFQQLLNTISELSTIKARVLNNDRSLTPSDLSRINTVVPYNLDAWDGYPVEREKLFALLNGKKTIVLAGDTHNAWNSNLTDVNGDKVGEEFACSSVTSPGFEGLFGTDPETVAGIEQAFSLLIDDLKYFDASRRGYVMVEFTSGSAVAEYRFVDNISSSVYNTTIGKTITADI